The Desulfobacterales bacterium nucleotide sequence ATCCCGGCCCCTCCCGCTATGGAATGGCGGGGGTCTGGGGAAAAACCTTTGATCCGGTGACGGATATTCACTTTTTCAAGGTCGCAGGCGTGGCCTTCTGGGATTATGACCCCATCTGGCGGGACTTGACGCCGGAATCCATGAAGTTCAAAATCGAAGGCGCTGCAGGGGCCGCCTACGCGCCAAAAACCCGTTTCATGGCTTCTCTTTCCATGTTGGCCCATTATAGGCTCGATTTCCTGGCCGGAAGACGCCTGACGCCTTTCCTGGAAGGCGGTATCGGCCTGGCATATACCGATTTTCAGGTCACCGATCCTGAACCTCCCGGAAAAACCCAGGGCTCGCGCTTTAACTTTAACCCCGTGATTGGCATCGGCATGGAATTTAACAGAAACGCCGGTGATTCCTATTTTGCAGCAGTTCGACTCAACCATCTCTCAAACGGTGACTTAAACAGCGAAAACCGGGGCGTCAACGCGGTTGTTTTTCTGGTCGGACGCTTTTTTGACAAACGCAGGTAGTTTCGTGCCAAACTTTGAATCGGATTTAGTTTCTTCACCATTGACCAAAGCGGCGGGTGCAATCGTTCCGGTCATAACCGAAGCCGTCACCATCACCGGCCTCGGGGACGGTCTGGGCCTGCTGTGGCGGAAACTTATGAATTGCGAAAGTGCCATCAGGCCTGTTAACCGTTTTCGGACGAACAATTACACCGCCGGCATGGCCGCTTGTATTGAAGACCTGCGCGCCTGCAGCGGCCAATCCCTGATGCATTCCCTTATGGACCGGTTGGCTTCCTCGCTGGGTTCTGTTGCGCCGGATACTTTTCTGATAACGGCAACAACCAAAGCCGGTATTGATGCATTGGAAAAAAATCAAAAAAACTTTCCGGCTGATATCCGTGAGGTTCTGCTTTCGTCTCCGGTGACAGCCGTTGCACAAAAACTCAATTTAACCCATGGGGGTTTCAATATCAGTGCGGCCTGTGCATCCTCGACCATCGCTGTTGCCCGGGCTGCAGCGATGGTCGCATCCGGAAGGGCCGATGCCGTGTTGGTTTGCTGCGCCGATATCCTTACGGAATTTGTTTTTTCCGGATTTTCGGCCCTGAAGGCCCTGTCGCCGGTTCCGTGCCGGCCTTTTGATCGCAACCGGAACGGGTTGTCCCTGGGTGAAGGCGCGGCCGCCCTGGTAATTATGAGTCCGAACGCGGCCCTGAAAAAAAACCGGAAACCCCTTGGAAAAGTAATCGGCTGGGGCGTTGCCAATGATGCCACCCATATCACTGCCCCGGCCCAGACGGGTTACGGCCTGGTCCAGTCCATCGCCCGGGCGCTGAGAATGTCGGGAAAACAGGCTGATGATATCTCCGCCGTCTGCGCCCATGGCACCGGCACCATTTTTAACGACCTGATGGAGATGACCGCTTTCCGCCAGGTTTTCGGCAAACGACCGGTTCCGGCATATTCCATCAAGGGGGCTATCGGCCATACCCTTGCCGCTGCCGGCGGGATTGAGGTTGCCGTGGGGCTGCAGAGCTTAAAGGCGCAGGTCTTGCCACCGACGGTCGGTCTGGATGCGCCCATGGATGAGGCCGTCGGCAGGGTTCAAAAAGAACCGACGGCATTTGCCGGCAGATATTTACTGACGACCAATTCAGGCTTCGGCGGCGTTAATGCCGCCCTCATTCTGGAAAAATAACGCCATGATCCCTGTACAGATTACCGGAATCGGATGGGTGACCGCAAGCGGAATGGGCTGCGCAAAAGAGCGCGACAGCTTTGCCATGCAAAACGGCAGACTGCCGGATATTAAGGTTGAATCCGTTTTCAGCGCGCCCTATCCGTATTTCAGAAGAATGGATGCCTATTCGCGACTGGGGCTGGTGGCCGTTGCCCTTGCCCTTAAAGATGCAAATTTAGACCGTTGGACTGAAAAACGTAATATCGGCATCATTGTCTCCACCGAATATGGCTGCCTTCATACGGATATGGATTACTTTAAAACCGTAACGTCTCAAAACGGAATCGGCGCCAGCCCGGCTTTATTTTCATATACACTCCCCAGTACGTTTCTGGGAGAAGCCGCCATCCGATTCGGGCTCACCGGAGCAACCTTCGTCATCAACGCACCGGGTCCTTTGGGGCGGGCCTGTCTCGGGCTGGCGCTGGAAAGCATGGCCGCCGGAGAAGCCGATAAAATGCTGTGCGGGGTGTGCGACCTGAACACCCCGCCCCTGCCGGGTTTGGATAAAAATTTATCGCCCGGTGCGGTCTTTCTTCTACTGGAAAAGTTTCCGGAAAAAAAGGCTTGCGCCTATGGCCCGGTTCATCTGGATCGAACCGGTCGTATCTTCCTGGGCCGAACAGAGATAGAAGACATCACCGCGCTCGTCCAAAAATGCATGGAAGCTGCTTAAGGCCCTCCGGCCAGGCCTTAGCGTGGTTGAAAACATCCCGGAGCGCTGGTTTTTACGAATACGCCCCGGATAGCCCAATGAATAGTTCGCTTTCTCAATTTCTACTGAACATCCGGATCCGGTTCAAAATTTCGTTTGGCAGCCAAAAATGAAGGGAAGTGCGCCGCAAGATACAAAAGGCTGTTGCGGTGCTGCCAGAGCCGTTTCATGAATTTGCGACGCCACCGGGGAGAGGTATAAAAGCGTTTGACATGCTTATTGTAAAGCTGATCGAGTTTTTCCATGGAATCGATCCCTTTGGGAAGGAATACAAAATTAATGCAGTTCATCTTTTTCCAGTCCTCTTCAAACATTCCAAATTCCGAGATCCGCGGCCAGATCGGCGCCCCGTGAAAAGGGGTAAATTTGGACATGTTCATGTCATCAAGATCCAGCGACATTACATAATCACTTGTTTTTTTAATCGATTCTTCGTTTTCACCGGGAAGGCCCATCATGAAGAGGCCTTTAACCCTGAGGTGGTTGGCCTGAATTTGCCTTACGGTAGCGCGTATGTCATCCGCCTGCACGCCCGGTTTATGAAATTCCAGCAGCTCCGGATCTCCGGTTTCAATGCCCAGCGAAAGCATCAGGCAGCCGGCTTTTTTTAAAATTTTCAGCAATTCGTCGTCCGTCTGACCGACGCGGATCGCACAGTTGAACTGCATTCCCAACGGTTTTCGGATCAACCGTTCGCACAGGTCCATCGTGCGTCGCCGATTGGCCGTGAAAAGATCATCATAAATGTTGATATGGCGAACACCGAATTGTTTGCGCAGATGTCGCATGTGCGCATAGATGTATTCGGCCGAATTAAACCGGTAACCCCTTTTAAAGACCGAACGGTCACAGTAGGAGCATTGGAACTGGCAGCCCCGGCTGGTAACCATGGTGGCCCCGGGACCCCGAATAAAACTGAAAAGCGGCAGGTGATATCCCCTGGGGAATCCCTCCAGTTTGTCGTAGGAAGGAAAGGGGAGACTATCCAGATCCGGGAAAACGGATCGCGGCGGATTAATCACCGGCCGGCCGTCGTCTCTCCAGATCAGGCCGTCGATGTCTTTCGGCGGCTTGCCCGACGCCAATTCCGCCAGCGTCACTTCGCCCTCGCCCTGGCAAAGAAAATCGATATGGCTAAAATCTGTTAACAGCGCCGCGCCCATGGATGAAACGTGAACGCCGCCGAAAACGATTTGAATCCCGGGCCGGGCGGTTTTAATCCGCTCAGCCAGCTCATAGCCGTCCAGAAAACCGGAAGTTGTCGCGGAAAATCCCACCATGTCGGGCTGATGGCTCAGGATGGCTTCGGCATGCGCCGCGTTGTTTTTGAACATCCGCGGCCCTAAGCAGTCATGGACAAACACCTCATTTCCTT carries:
- a CDS encoding acyloxyacyl hydrolase, producing the protein MTIQFKAVRSIAAILIFMTALSVPEISSAQSRLPDPGPSRYGMAGVWGKTFDPVTDIHFFKVAGVAFWDYDPIWRDLTPESMKFKIEGAAGAAYAPKTRFMASLSMLAHYRLDFLAGRRLTPFLEGGIGLAYTDFQVTDPEPPGKTQGSRFNFNPVIGIGMEFNRNAGDSYFAAVRLNHLSNGDLNSENRGVNAVVFLVGRFFDKRR
- a CDS encoding beta-ketoacyl synthase N-terminal-like domain-containing protein gives rise to the protein MPNFESDLVSSPLTKAAGAIVPVITEAVTITGLGDGLGLLWRKLMNCESAIRPVNRFRTNNYTAGMAACIEDLRACSGQSLMHSLMDRLASSLGSVAPDTFLITATTKAGIDALEKNQKNFPADIREVLLSSPVTAVAQKLNLTHGGFNISAACASSTIAVARAAAMVASGRADAVLVCCADILTEFVFSGFSALKALSPVPCRPFDRNRNGLSLGEGAAALVIMSPNAALKKNRKPLGKVIGWGVANDATHITAPAQTGYGLVQSIARALRMSGKQADDISAVCAHGTGTIFNDLMEMTAFRQVFGKRPVPAYSIKGAIGHTLAAAGGIEVAVGLQSLKAQVLPPTVGLDAPMDEAVGRVQKEPTAFAGRYLLTTNSGFGGVNAALILEK
- a CDS encoding beta-ketoacyl synthase N-terminal-like domain-containing protein yields the protein MIPVQITGIGWVTASGMGCAKERDSFAMQNGRLPDIKVESVFSAPYPYFRRMDAYSRLGLVAVALALKDANLDRWTEKRNIGIIVSTEYGCLHTDMDYFKTVTSQNGIGASPALFSYTLPSTFLGEAAIRFGLTGATFVINAPGPLGRACLGLALESMAAGEADKMLCGVCDLNTPPLPGLDKNLSPGAVFLLLEKFPEKKACAYGPVHLDRTGRIFLGRTEIEDITALVQKCMEAA
- a CDS encoding radical SAM protein; this translates as MRIVLVHPTGSNWVPGKKDITATANRMAPLGLLSIAAWMEQEGNEVFVHDCLGPRMFKNNAAHAEAILSHQPDMVGFSATTSGFLDGYELAERIKTARPGIQIVFGGVHVSSMGAALLTDFSHIDFLCQGEGEVTLAELASGKPPKDIDGLIWRDDGRPVINPPRSVFPDLDSLPFPSYDKLEGFPRGYHLPLFSFIRGPGATMVTSRGCQFQCSYCDRSVFKRGYRFNSAEYIYAHMRHLRKQFGVRHINIYDDLFTANRRRTMDLCERLIRKPLGMQFNCAIRVGQTDDELLKILKKAGCLMLSLGIETGDPELLEFHKPGVQADDIRATVRQIQANHLRVKGLFMMGLPGENEESIKKTSDYVMSLDLDDMNMSKFTPFHGAPIWPRISEFGMFEEDWKKMNCINFVFLPKGIDSMEKLDQLYNKHVKRFYTSPRWRRKFMKRLWQHRNSLLYLAAHFPSFLAAKRNFEPDPDVQ